ACACATGCGGGGATTTTCCGGACGGAAACGTTGCTGCAAAAGGCTCGGGAACAGTTGGAATCCTGGAGGCGGCAATCGGTCCGAGGCTCCTCGGAATACAGGATCGTAACGACAGCGTGGCTGGTAGTCTCCGCTGCACTCTGGAGAAAGGAAAGCAGAGGGGCTCATTTTCGCAATGACTATCCGCAGATGAGACAGGAGTACCAAATGCACTCCATTCAACAATGTCATATGTCACAACCGGTCATGAAGTAAATTGGCAGGATGTCAATCGCGTAATTTCAAATTCTTTATTGCTGAAACGAATTCACTTTTAGGATCGATAGGAGGATCGTAATGGCTCTTTTCAATCATCAGGTATTGGCTCAATCAGAACAGATGGAACGGAAACTGACCGACCTTATAGAACTGTCTGCGGATGAATTACATGCAAGAATCATGGCGGCTAAAGAAAGTTTAGGCAAGGATTTGGTCATCCTTGGACATCACTATCAAAGAGATGATGTGATTTGTTATGCTGACTATCGCGGAGATTCATTAAAGCTTGCACAAATCGCGGCAAATATCCGGGATGCAAAGTATATTGTTTTTTGTGGTGTTCACTTTATGGCGGAAACTACAGATATTCTTGCATCAGATGAACAAATGGTCATATTGCCTGATTTGAACGCCGGATGTTCCATGGCGGATATGGCAGACGAACAGGAATTGGAAGAATGCTGGGATGTTATTACAGCATTGTATGGCGACTCGATCATTCCTGTAACGTATGTAAATTCAACTGCACAAGTAAAAGCGTTTGTCGGAAAACATGGAGGATTAACAGTGACTTCCTCCAATGCGGAACGTGTGCTTGCGCATGCGTTTGAAACAAAACAACGGGTGCTGTTTTTGCCGGATCAACATTTGGGGCGCAATACAGGTGTGAAACTCGGCATACCGTTACAACAAATGTGCGTATACGATCCCAAGGAAATGGAGATTGAATTTCCTGACGGTGAAGGGGACCCCAAGATGATCCTGTGGAAAGGTCATTGCTCGGTTCATACCAAATTCGAACCCGTTCATGTCCAAGAAGTTCGCGAGAAATATCCGGATATTCGTGTAATCGTACATCCGGAATGTCCCTATGAGACCGTTCGACTGGCAGATGCGAACGGTTCGACAAATTATATTATTCAACAAATCGAACGGGCGCCGGCTGGAACCAAGTGGGCGATCGGTACAGAACACAACTTGGTGCATCGGCTTGCCAAAGAACATCCGGAGCAAATGATCATATCTTTAAATGAACGGATTTGTCCATGCTTGACAATGAATCGGATTGATCGTCCCCATTTATTGTGGGCACTGGAACAATTGTGTACGGATCGCTCGCAGCCTGTGAT
Above is a window of Fodinisporobacter ferrooxydans DNA encoding:
- the nadA gene encoding quinolinate synthase NadA; amino-acid sequence: MERKLTDLIELSADELHARIMAAKESLGKDLVILGHHYQRDDVICYADYRGDSLKLAQIAANIRDAKYIVFCGVHFMAETTDILASDEQMVILPDLNAGCSMADMADEQELEECWDVITALYGDSIIPVTYVNSTAQVKAFVGKHGGLTVTSSNAERVLAHAFETKQRVLFLPDQHLGRNTGVKLGIPLQQMCVYDPKEMEIEFPDGEGDPKMILWKGHCSVHTKFEPVHVQEVREKYPDIRVIVHPECPYETVRLADANGSTNYIIQQIERAPAGTKWAIGTEHNLVHRLAKEHPEQMIISLNERICPCLTMNRIDRPHLLWALEQLCTDRSQPVIRVDQETAKWAKLAIDRMLEIS